Proteins co-encoded in one Candidatus Moraniibacteriota bacterium genomic window:
- a CDS encoding RNA polymerase sigma factor, producing MARKKKSLIRGKNNLAKVSDKATLKAVVFGRKTDFPLRFLELKSNKKFYHRNNSCGILSDNDLVSSIQEEENFKELFSRYRKKLFIYIFHLVRNKEEAEDVLQNVFSKMYKNINNFDTSRKFSSWIYRIAHNETINFLKQKNRRHLVSWDDITKSKDKLDLAYNGEIIEEKWEHLEIVREIDRALKKLPEKYQQVLKLRYFQEYSYEDIGHLLKKPVNTIGTLINRAKKKLLEVVEQDKFE from the coding sequence ATGGCAAGAAAAAAGAAAAGCTTAATACGGGGAAAAAATAATTTGGCCAAAGTCTCGGATAAGGCAACTTTAAAAGCTGTTGTTTTCGGCCGTAAAACTGATTTTCCTTTGAGATTTTTGGAGCTTAAATCAAACAAAAAATTTTATCACAGGAATAATAGCTGTGGAATTTTAAGTGATAATGATCTTGTATCAAGCATTCAAGAAGAAGAAAACTTCAAGGAATTATTTTCCCGCTATCGAAAAAAACTTTTTATATATATTTTTCATCTAGTCAGAAATAAAGAAGAAGCCGAAGATGTTTTACAAAATGTTTTTTCAAAAATGTATAAAAACATAAATAATTTTGATACTTCGCGAAAATTTTCTTCCTGGATATACAGAATTGCCCATAATGAAACTATAAATTTTCTTAAGCAAAAAAACAGGCGCCATTTAGTTTCATGGGATGATATAACAAAAAGCAAGGACAAATTAGATCTGGCCTACAATGGTGAGATAATAGAAGAAAAATGGGAACATCTGGAAATTGTCAGAGAAATTGACAGAGCGTTGAAAAAACTTCCTGAAAAATATCAGCAAGTATTAAAACTCAGATATTTTCAGGAATATTCATATGAAGATATCGGGCATCTACTTAAAAAACCAGTTAATACTATCGGAACTCTCATAAATCGAGCGAAGAAAAAGTTGCTTGAAGTAGTAGAGCAGGATAAATTCGAATAA
- the pilM gene encoding type IV pilus assembly protein PilM → MSFFNKKIFDYESDIIGLDLSDFYARVVKIEDFGSYKNIVSYATCPIPAGCIINGEIQKKDQVISVIRKAVSVAGPKKIRTNKVACSLPESKAFLRIISLPHMSDSEIEEAIKWEMEANIPLPLDQVFYDWQIISKSVLSEKNRINIIVAAVPKLVVNQVIEILELAGLEPIKLEIESIAQARSLLNDKDEESTAMIIDIGAHRTSFSIVMKGLPCFTSSIPICGRTLTDAIAKDFKITFEEAEKIKISYGIGYDKKEAVKDESIFKVQEPVLKNLVQEIERSINFYLTELKYSKSIDNIILCGGGANTKGILNYLSEKLGRKIELGNPWINIKLDKNTKVIQEDQSLRYSTAIGLVLK, encoded by the coding sequence ATGAGTTTTTTCAATAAAAAAATTTTTGATTACGAGTCTGATATTATCGGATTAGATCTGAGTGATTTTTATGCTAGAGTTGTAAAAATTGAGGATTTCGGCAGTTATAAAAATATAGTAAGCTACGCGACCTGTCCTATTCCGGCAGGATGTATAATTAATGGTGAAATCCAAAAAAAGGACCAAGTTATATCAGTAATCAGAAAGGCTGTATCCGTTGCTGGTCCCAAAAAAATAAGGACAAATAAAGTAGCTTGCTCTTTACCTGAATCAAAGGCTTTTTTACGCATAATTTCTTTGCCGCACATGAGTGATTCAGAAATAGAGGAAGCAATAAAATGGGAAATGGAGGCAAATATACCGCTTCCTTTAGATCAAGTATTTTATGATTGGCAAATAATTTCCAAGTCTGTTCTTTCAGAGAAAAACAGGATAAATATCATTGTCGCAGCTGTGCCAAAATTAGTTGTCAATCAAGTCATAGAGATCCTTGAATTAGCGGGACTTGAGCCAATAAAGTTAGAGATAGAGTCAATTGCACAAGCTCGCAGCCTGCTTAACGATAAAGATGAAGAATCTACTGCAATGATTATAGATATCGGTGCTCATCGTACCAGTTTCTCTATTGTTATGAAAGGATTGCCGTGTTTTACTTCTAGTATTCCGATTTGCGGGAGAACACTTACGGATGCTATTGCTAAAGATTTTAAAATTACATTCGAAGAAGCAGAGAAAATTAAAATAAGTTACGGAATAGGCTATGATAAAAAAGAAGCTGTTAAAGATGAGTCTATTTTTAAGGTGCAAGAGCCAGTATTAAAAAATTTGGTTCAAGAAATTGAACGTTCAATAAATTTTTATCTAACAGAGCTGAAATATTCTAAAAGTATAGATAATATAATATTATGTGGAGGCGGAGCGAACACTAAAGGTATCTTAAATTATCTTTCAGAAAAATTGGGACGTAAAATAGAATTAGGTAATCCATGGATAAATATCAAGTTAGACAAAAATACTAAGGTAATACAAGAAGACCAATCCCTGAGATATTCTACGGCGATAGGATTAGTATTGAAATAA
- a CDS encoding Hsp20/alpha crystallin family protein, producing MLKTKKSFFERVTGSTSIEPESRNNERPMSVFSEEEEAQMIMNAEPKRNMYVEEESFSSDAEGQLTIDVYQTDNEIVIKSTIAGVKPEDLDVSINNDMVTIKGERKNEEVVNGENYYYQECYWGSFSRSVVLPVDILTEKSEASLKNGILTIRLPKADTRKVKKIQVRGF from the coding sequence ATGTTAAAAACAAAAAAATCGTTTTTTGAACGTGTAACTGGATCAACTTCAATTGAACCTGAGAGCAGGAATAATGAGCGACCCATGTCTGTTTTTTCAGAAGAAGAGGAGGCTCAAATGATTATGAACGCCGAACCAAAGCGAAATATGTATGTAGAAGAAGAAAGCTTCTCTAGCGATGCAGAAGGACAACTAACCATAGATGTATACCAGACTGACAATGAAATTGTCATAAAATCAACAATTGCTGGCGTAAAACCAGAGGATTTGGATGTTTCGATTAATAATGACATGGTAACTATAAAAGGTGAACGCAAAAATGAAGAAGTTGTAAATGGTGAAAATTATTACTATCAAGAGTGTTACTGGGGCAGTTTTTCTCGTTCAGTGGTTCTGCCCGTAGATATACTTACAGAAAAATCAGAAGCTTCTTTAAAAAACGGTATTTTAACCATTCGTTTGCCAAAAGCTGATACCAGAAAAGTTAAGAAGATACAGGTACGTGGATTTTAA
- the tsaD gene encoding tRNA (adenosine(37)-N6)-threonylcarbamoyltransferase complex transferase subunit TsaD has translation MSIFGKKKLILAIETSCDETAVSVLCASKNWLKIISNEVSSQVKLHAKWGGVVPNLAAREHIKNIAPLFELSLRNADVSMKDIDIIAVTQGPGLIPALMIGNNFAKTLSYLWEKPLLGIHHIEGHIYSNFIGKSKFKVFFPVLCLAVSGGHTQLVLMKNHLDYEIVGQTLDDAAGEAFDKVARILNIGYPGGPAIASWATKSKDSGSKFKIKLPRPMINKNNFNFSFSGLKTAVLYETKKNPDLLKNTKYIAAICNDFQQSIIDVLTKKTLRAAEKYRPRTIMLAGGVSANKELRKQLGKAIKKYMPDVLYRNPDIKLTGDNSAMIAAAAAIRWQKISKSQRKESLNAWKKIQPDANLRLK, from the coding sequence ATGTCAATATTCGGCAAAAAAAAACTTATTTTAGCGATTGAAACATCTTGTGATGAAACGGCTGTTTCTGTTTTGTGTGCTTCAAAAAATTGGCTAAAAATTATTTCTAATGAAGTCTCATCACAAGTAAAATTACATGCTAAATGGGGCGGAGTTGTGCCTAATTTAGCTGCCCGCGAGCACATAAAGAATATCGCTCCGCTTTTTGAGCTATCCTTAAGGAATGCTGATGTTTCTATGAAAGATATTGATATTATTGCCGTTACGCAAGGTCCGGGACTTATCCCTGCACTTATGATTGGTAATAATTTTGCAAAAACACTTTCTTATTTGTGGGAAAAACCTCTTCTAGGAATTCACCATATTGAGGGACATATTTATTCTAACTTTATCGGCAAATCTAAATTTAAAGTTTTCTTTCCTGTTTTGTGTTTAGCTGTTTCAGGTGGTCATACACAACTAGTACTTATGAAAAATCATTTGGATTATGAAATTGTTGGACAAACATTAGACGATGCTGCTGGTGAAGCTTTCGATAAGGTCGCCAGAATTTTAAATATAGGCTATCCGGGAGGACCTGCAATTGCCAGCTGGGCCACCAAAAGCAAGGATTCTGGTTCAAAATTTAAAATTAAACTGCCTCGTCCAATGATAAATAAGAATAATTTTAATTTTTCATTTTCCGGATTGAAAACTGCGGTTCTTTATGAAACTAAAAAAAATCCCGACTTATTAAAAAACACAAAATATATTGCTGCTATTTGTAATGATTTTCAGCAATCGATAATCGACGTGCTCACAAAAAAAACATTAAGAGCAGCAGAAAAATACAGGCCTCGAACAATAATGCTGGCTGGTGGTGTGAGTGCCAATAAAGAACTCAGAAAACAACTTGGCAAAGCCATTAAAAAATATATGCCTGATGTTTTATATAGGAATCCTGATATAAAATTAACTGGAGATAATTCTGCTATGATTGCAGCTGCCGCTGCTATTCGTTGGCAAAAAATATCCAAATCACAAAGAAAAGAATCTCTAAATGCATGGAAAAAAATTCAGCCAGACGCTAATTTAAGATTGAAATAA
- a CDS encoding response regulator, translating to MAKKILIIEDDLSLQKSLAAYLDSEGFNTELASDGENGVRMVLSRNPDLVVLDIILPKKDGYEVLKNIKENKKTKHIPVIILTNLDNISNVQKALDLGATTYLVKADYKLEEITKKIKDTLSIE from the coding sequence ATGGCTAAAAAAATTTTAATTATCGAAGATGATTTATCTCTTCAAAAATCATTAGCGGCATACCTTGACAGTGAAGGTTTTAATACTGAACTTGCTTCAGATGGTGAAAATGGAGTGAGGATGGTTTTATCCAGAAATCCAGACCTTGTTGTACTTGACATTATCTTGCCTAAAAAAGATGGTTATGAAGTTTTGAAAAACATTAAAGAAAATAAAAAAACAAAACATATCCCGGTAATAATTCTTACAAATCTTGATAACATTTCTAATGTACAGAAAGCTTTGGATTTGGGAGCAACCACATATTTAGTTAAAGCTGATTATAAACTTGAGGAAATAACAAAAAAAATAAAAGACACTTTAAGCATTGAATAA
- a CDS encoding PilN domain-containing protein: protein MKIHIDLLPPYRKKEIKKRELFLRVLEDESLFIIPSIVLIAMLISIYYILTLQKNVILDAYNDQKLQKEYQQLEVYQGKFKQTNLLVQNINKIHSKHLYWLNFFNQFSKILPEDVYVTDISTKDFNVFLVGKAKNRDNLLDLKSKLEAEPCFENVNVPISNLVVKEDVDFQIDILINEDCLKKDR from the coding sequence ATGAAAATACATATTGATTTATTACCACCGTACAGAAAAAAGGAGATAAAAAAAAGGGAATTATTCCTTAGGGTTTTAGAAGATGAATCACTGTTTATTATTCCTTCTATTGTGCTCATAGCTATGCTTATTAGTATTTACTATATACTTACTCTGCAAAAAAATGTTATTTTAGATGCTTATAATGATCAAAAATTACAAAAAGAATATCAACAACTCGAGGTATACCAAGGAAAATTCAAACAGACAAATTTATTGGTGCAGAATATTAATAAAATTCACTCCAAACACCTATATTGGTTAAACTTTTTTAATCAATTTAGTAAAATATTACCGGAAGATGTTTATGTAACAGATATTTCAACAAAAGATTTTAATGTTTTTTTGGTAGGCAAAGCTAAAAATCGTGATAATCTTTTGGATTTAAAAAGTAAATTAGAAGCAGAACCATGTTTTGAAAATGTCAATGTTCCTATATCGAATCTTGTTGTCAAGGAAGACGTAGATTTTCAAATAGACATTTTAATAAATGAAGATTGTTTAAAGAAAGATAGATGA
- a CDS encoding type II secretion system F family protein: MPKFIYTARDYKGELKNGEIISQNEKNLAQQLRSEGLLVTSIKVVDEKKSEKISTRLLNDFQTIPLREKLIFARNLGIMFASGITISRAIENLSIQTTNKKFKKILTDIFNETQSGKYLSEGLAKYPNVFGELFVNMVSVGEKAGNLDEVLKIVAVQLEKEHDLKSKIKGAMVYPAVILIVMIAIGILMLIFVLPKLIKVFEDMDAELPAITKFIISLSNVLRDHGLLVIGGLFLFIFFLQYFFRKKIGKIVLSWILINAPMINLIVKKINCARFSRIYSSLIRSGVGSVEALKIISHTLTNYYYQQALVKSSEEVKQGVSLSKFLSDNQNIFPIMVSQIVRVGEETGKTETVLMQLAEFYEDEIDQVTKNMSAIIEPVLMVLIGTAVGFFAVGMLQPMYSLMDKIK; encoded by the coding sequence ATGCCAAAATTTATCTACACAGCCAGAGATTATAAGGGAGAATTAAAAAATGGTGAAATAATTTCTCAAAATGAAAAAAACCTTGCCCAGCAATTGCGCAGTGAAGGTCTTTTGGTAACTTCAATAAAAGTAGTTGATGAAAAAAAGAGTGAAAAAATAAGCACAAGATTACTGAATGATTTTCAGACTATTCCCTTAAGGGAAAAATTAATTTTTGCCAGAAATCTTGGAATTATGTTTGCATCTGGAATCACTATTTCTCGTGCTATTGAAAATTTATCAATTCAGACTACAAATAAGAAATTTAAGAAAATCTTAACGGACATTTTCAATGAAACTCAGAGTGGCAAATACCTAAGTGAGGGTTTGGCTAAATATCCCAATGTTTTTGGAGAATTATTTGTAAATATGGTTAGTGTGGGTGAAAAGGCAGGTAATCTAGATGAAGTTCTTAAAATTGTAGCAGTGCAACTGGAAAAGGAACATGATTTAAAAAGTAAAATAAAAGGAGCAATGGTTTATCCTGCTGTTATTCTTATAGTCATGATAGCTATAGGCATTTTAATGCTTATTTTTGTGCTTCCTAAGCTTATAAAAGTTTTTGAAGACATGGATGCAGAATTGCCAGCAATTACTAAATTTATTATAAGCTTGAGCAATGTCTTAAGAGACCATGGATTGCTAGTAATAGGCGGTTTGTTTCTTTTTATATTTTTTTTGCAGTATTTTTTTCGAAAAAAAATAGGCAAGATAGTATTAAGCTGGATATTAATTAATGCTCCGATGATTAATCTTATTGTAAAAAAAATAAATTGTGCACGTTTTTCTAGAATATACAGTTCCCTGATAAGAAGTGGAGTTGGATCAGTCGAAGCGCTTAAAATTATTTCACATACGTTGACAAATTATTATTATCAGCAAGCTCTTGTCAAGAGTTCTGAAGAAGTTAAACAGGGTGTAAGTTTGAGTAAATTTTTGTCTGATAATCAAAACATTTTTCCTATAATGGTTTCACAAATCGTAAGGGTTGGAGAAGAAACGGGGAAAACCGAAACGGTTTTGATGCAATTGGCTGAATTTTATGAAGATGAAATAGATCAAGTGACCAAAAATATGTCTGCAATTATAGAGCCTGTTCTAATGGTTTTAATAGGGACAGCTGTTGGTTTTTTTGCAGTAGGCATGCTCCAACCAATGTATTCACTTATGGATAAAATTAAATAA
- a CDS encoding prepilin-type N-terminal cleavage/methylation domain-containing protein, with product MRYGLSKKIKGFSLAEVIVVMFIVAVVFSGFYSTFMIGSKYIIDSKNRLEAVALANGKMETIRNLAYEDIGLQGGVAPVGNILQDEDIISGGHQFHVYTQIEYYDDPYDGLAINNEDLIPNDYKIVRIVVSWQGGVQAQEVASVSRFVPPGLETSLGGAPLIINVANSEGISISQASVHIVNNSVSPAINTNMQTNSEGHILFPSAPASIGGYQFTITKSGYEEVYTMSPTATFTPIYQNASVVMGSLNNYSYIQNKLSNLTIKTVDCQNNTIGNVEFTIEGGKIIGCEYCNDNYYYKDVFSLQSETGTTGETSGEKKYSNISPGNYTVTMSSNDQYEFIDFNPSVSPMPVNPGSDESYVIKVADKEIESLFLKIFNSEGNPIADASVTMTDSSNNEIFSGKKSSLRGVVFYPDENVVLLAGEYNLKIEATGFKTENTTVTIDGLTEKSVQLTNN from the coding sequence ATGAGATATGGATTAAGCAAAAAAATAAAAGGATTTAGCCTCGCTGAAGTCATAGTGGTTATGTTTATAGTGGCAGTTGTTTTTTCTGGTTTTTATTCAACTTTTATGATTGGATCAAAATATATAATTGACTCAAAAAATAGGCTTGAAGCAGTAGCTTTGGCAAACGGGAAAATGGAAACAATAAGAAACTTGGCTTATGAAGACATTGGTCTTCAGGGAGGAGTTGCTCCTGTCGGGAACATTTTGCAAGATGAAGATATAATATCAGGTGGTCACCAATTTCATGTTTATACTCAAATTGAATATTACGACGATCCTTATGATGGTCTAGCTATAAATAACGAAGATTTAATACCAAATGACTATAAAATCGTAAGGATAGTGGTTTCATGGCAAGGTGGTGTTCAAGCTCAGGAAGTTGCTTCCGTTTCACGTTTTGTTCCTCCCGGTCTTGAAACAAGTCTAGGGGGCGCTCCATTAATTATTAATGTTGCAAATAGTGAAGGGATAAGCATATCCCAAGCATCAGTTCATATAGTTAATAACTCAGTTTCTCCTGCAATAAACACAAATATGCAGACGAATAGTGAGGGGCACATACTTTTTCCTTCAGCACCAGCTTCTATTGGTGGATATCAATTTACAATAACAAAAAGTGGATATGAAGAAGTTTACACTATGAGTCCAACAGCCACTTTCACTCCAATTTACCAAAATGCCAGTGTGGTAATGGGCTCACTAAATAATTATAGTTATATTCAAAATAAATTATCAAACCTTACTATAAAGACTGTCGATTGTCAGAATAATACGATTGGGAATGTTGAATTTACAATAGAAGGAGGTAAAATTATAGGTTGTGAATATTGTAACGATAATTATTATTATAAAGATGTATTTAGCTTGCAAAGCGAAACAGGAACAACAGGAGAAACAAGTGGAGAAAAAAAATATTCAAATATAAGTCCAGGAAATTATACTGTTACAATGAGTTCAAATGACCAGTATGAATTTATCGATTTTAATCCGTCTGTCTCTCCGATGCCTGTCAATCCAGGAAGCGATGAGTCTTATGTTATTAAAGTTGCTGATAAGGAAATAGAGAGTTTATTTTTAAAGATATTTAATAGTGAGGGAAATCCAATCGCAGACGCAAGTGTTACAATGACGGATAGCTCAAATAATGAAATCTTTTCTGGAAAGAAAAGTTCATTAAGAGGTGTTGTTTTTTATCCAGATGAAAATGTAGTTTTATTAGCAGGAGAATATAATTTAAAAATAGAAGCTACTGGTTTCAAAACAGAAAATACTACGGTCACAATAGATGGTCTAACTGAAAAAAGCGTTCAACTAACAAATAATTAA
- a CDS encoding ATPase, T2SS/T4P/T4SS family — protein MQVENVQLKAFLLDSNLIEGKVVEDNFKEASKSNKRLGDLLVEKKLITEIELRKLYAYILGIPYVDLEKESIKSEVLQIIPEPIAKKYSIVAFEKDGKNLKVAMKNPDDLQTIDFMRKKTGLKIIPCLTNDESIAAILKQYEKSLKAEFSDIINKKSAEIAAESDDNDLEKIAQDLPIIRIVDTLIKHAILQSASDIHVEPDEKEVRVRYRIDGILHDAMTLPKQIIDGLVARIKVLSNLKLDEHRLPQDGRFKIEKEGIKISFRVSIIPVFDGEKIVMRLLDESSKGLTLEKMGLIGNALEIVHKSIKRPNGMILVTGPTGSGKTTTLYTVMDILNKPEVNISTVEDPIEYRMVHINQTQVNPKIGMTFATALRSLLRQDPDIIMIGEIRDGETMQIAIESAMTGHLVLSTLHTNSAAATLPRLLDMGAEAFLIASTVNVIIGQRLVRKLCNECKTTYMLNDKEIKILKSSFEIDRLLSFLKNVPELKGIVNKESTWKDIKFYRAKGCEQCNNEGYHGRIGIFEVLEMDEEMGRLVTSNATSDVIEQKAKEKGMRTMNEDGFIKAVQGTTSLEEVIRVTKE, from the coding sequence ATGCAAGTAGAGAATGTTCAACTCAAGGCTTTCCTTCTGGACTCAAATTTGATTGAAGGAAAAGTTGTCGAGGATAATTTTAAGGAAGCTTCTAAATCCAATAAAAGATTGGGAGATTTATTGGTGGAGAAAAAGCTGATAACTGAAATAGAGCTGAGAAAGCTTTATGCTTATATATTAGGCATTCCATATGTAGATCTTGAGAAAGAATCTATAAAATCTGAAGTTTTGCAAATAATTCCAGAACCTATTGCAAAAAAATATAGCATAGTTGCTTTCGAGAAAGATGGAAAAAATCTTAAAGTAGCCATGAAAAATCCAGATGATCTGCAAACAATCGATTTTATGAGAAAAAAAACAGGGTTAAAAATCATACCTTGTCTCACAAATGATGAAAGTATTGCTGCTATATTGAAGCAATATGAAAAAAGCCTGAAAGCTGAATTTAGTGACATTATAAATAAAAAGTCAGCAGAAATTGCAGCTGAATCAGATGATAATGACTTAGAAAAAATAGCTCAAGACCTACCTATTATAAGAATTGTAGATACTTTAATTAAACACGCCATTTTACAATCAGCTAGTGATATTCATGTAGAACCTGACGAAAAAGAAGTGCGTGTGAGATATCGTATTGATGGAATACTTCATGATGCCATGACTTTGCCAAAACAAATAATTGATGGTTTAGTAGCTCGTATAAAAGTATTATCCAATCTCAAACTTGATGAACATAGATTACCACAAGATGGGAGGTTTAAAATTGAAAAAGAAGGGATTAAAATCTCATTTCGTGTAAGTATAATACCTGTTTTTGATGGTGAAAAAATAGTGATGCGCTTGCTTGATGAAAGTTCAAAGGGTTTAACGCTCGAAAAGATGGGCTTAATTGGCAACGCCCTGGAAATAGTACACAAAAGCATAAAAAGACCCAATGGAATGATATTAGTAACTGGACCGACTGGAAGTGGGAAAACAACAACCCTATATACTGTTATGGATATATTGAATAAGCCAGAAGTAAACATAAGTACAGTTGAAGATCCTATTGAATATCGTATGGTTCATATTAATCAGACACAAGTAAATCCAAAAATTGGGATGACATTTGCTACGGCACTGCGCTCTCTTTTGCGTCAGGATCCAGACATTATTATGATCGGAGAAATTCGTGATGGGGAAACTATGCAAATAGCCATAGAATCTGCTATGACAGGTCACCTTGTACTCTCAACGCTTCACACAAACAGCGCGGCTGCAACCTTGCCACGTCTTTTAGATATGGGGGCAGAAGCCTTTTTGATTGCATCTACAGTTAATGTGATTATTGGACAGCGACTTGTGAGAAAATTATGCAATGAGTGCAAGACTACATATATGTTAAATGACAAAGAAATAAAAATACTAAAGTCCAGTTTTGAAATAGATAGATTATTATCATTTTTAAAAAATGTTCCAGAATTAAAAGGTATAGTCAATAAAGAAAGCACTTGGAAAGATATAAAATTTTATCGCGCAAAAGGATGTGAACAATGCAATAATGAAGGCTATCATGGACGCATAGGAATTTTTGAGGTTCTCGAAATGGATGAGGAAATGGGGAGACTTGTAACATCCAATGCTACATCAGATGTTATTGAACAGAAAGCTAAAGAAAAAGGCATGAGAACCATGAACGAAGACGGTTTTATAAAAGCCGTTCAGGGCACAACTTCGCTCGAAGAAGTTATCAGAGTGACTAAAGAATAA
- a CDS encoding VanW family protein has protein sequence MYRRYYYLLISIFLLSSPSIAMGENFQYETAKNTLPYDITNIILEVDNYSESVTKNTIESWVKKTNSLSISSISKSEIENNSYCPVDKIFCELTLTSKQRQHMRIFSQKYIDIPTLNFFLEDLARRVNRDPVNAKFAIENGKVTAFSKSQNGIALDVQKSTEVILNALKNSQASSQKITLPFEYAKPEFDYADINNLGISSLIGEGTSNFRGSPKNRIHNIKVATERFNGTIIKPGEEFSFTKILGDVDADHGYLPELVIKKGVTEPEFGGGICQVSTTAFRAALYSGLKITARRNHAYPVSYYNPQGMDATVYVPQPDLKFINNTPGHILIQTKIEGTVLTFDFYGTDDGRKTTIDGPTITERQPDGAMKATFTQHVFDRDGKEFIKDIFNSSYKSPYLYPHPGGPILTTKPSNWSKDEWKNYKKMLRDMDKPSE, from the coding sequence ATGTATAGGCGCTATTATTACTTACTTATTTCAATTTTTTTATTATCCTCTCCTTCAATAGCAATGGGAGAGAATTTTCAATATGAAACAGCTAAAAACACCCTGCCTTATGATATTACGAATATAATATTAGAAGTTGATAATTATTCTGAATCTGTGACGAAAAACACAATTGAATCGTGGGTAAAAAAAACCAATTCATTGTCTATTTCAAGTATATCTAAATCTGAAATTGAAAATAATTCATATTGCCCGGTAGATAAAATATTTTGCGAATTAACATTAACCAGCAAACAACGCCAGCATATGAGAATTTTTTCTCAAAAATATATAGATATCCCAACGCTCAATTTTTTCCTAGAAGACCTTGCTAGAAGAGTCAACCGTGATCCAGTAAATGCCAAGTTTGCAATTGAAAATGGAAAAGTAACTGCCTTTTCTAAATCTCAGAATGGCATTGCTCTCGATGTACAAAAAAGCACTGAGGTTATTTTGAATGCATTAAAAAACAGCCAGGCATCTTCTCAGAAAATAACTCTGCCTTTTGAATACGCAAAGCCTGAATTTGATTATGCTGACATTAATAATTTAGGAATTTCATCCCTTATCGGAGAAGGAACATCTAATTTCAGGGGTTCGCCTAAAAACAGAATACATAATATCAAAGTAGCAACAGAAAGATTCAATGGAACAATTATAAAGCCTGGGGAGGAGTTTTCTTTTACAAAAATCTTGGGAGATGTGGATGCTGACCATGGATATTTGCCTGAACTTGTAATAAAAAAGGGAGTGACGGAGCCTGAGTTTGGTGGAGGAATTTGCCAGGTTTCAACTACTGCATTCAGAGCTGCGCTTTATTCCGGACTCAAAATAACTGCTCGCAGAAATCATGCCTACCCGGTTTCTTATTATAACCCACAAGGAATGGATGCAACTGTTTATGTTCCTCAACCCGATCTAAAATTCATAAATAATACTCCTGGACACATTCTGATTCAGACTAAAATTGAGGGAACGGTTTTGACTTTTGATTTTTATGGCACAGATGATGGTAGAAAAACAACCATAGACGGACCAACTATAACCGAAAGGCAACCGGATGGTGCCATGAAAGCAACTTTTACTCAACATGTCTTTGACAGAGATGGAAAAGAGTTTATTAAAGATATTTTCAATAGTTCTTACAAGTCACCGTATCTATATCCTCATCCTGGAGGTCCAATATTGACAACTAAACCATCGAATTGGTCAAAAGATGAGTGGAAAAATTATAAAAAAATGTTAAGAGACATGGATAAGCCATCTGAATAA
- the gspM gene encoding type II secretion system protein GspM: MKKFLKNQKIIIAISAYAILVVFLFYFVILPLVSKIEETKDQIQEGNLNQEMLREKLTELPKIKQQYDALEEHRSLEDVLLDKNNPVALIEKLEKIAQESNNKIKISAQNSQPEKKSSNTKSIKVAEETLISKLPSTEYLQMQVSLTGFYNNIINFINKLEGTIYYFDIVGIKIRQSEENTNYNSSPFNQSSPADSKKTAEEPKEKVLEAILDIVFYTKQ; this comes from the coding sequence ATGAAAAAATTTTTAAAAAACCAAAAAATAATTATTGCAATAAGTGCCTATGCTATTCTGGTTGTATTTTTGTTTTATTTTGTAATATTGCCTCTCGTATCGAAAATTGAAGAAACCAAAGATCAAATTCAAGAAGGAAATTTGAATCAAGAAATGCTAAGGGAAAAACTAACAGAGTTGCCTAAAATTAAACAGCAATACGATGCTTTAGAAGAGCATAGAAGCCTGGAAGATGTTTTGTTAGACAAAAATAATCCCGTAGCCTTAATAGAAAAATTAGAAAAAATTGCCCAGGAAAGCAATAATAAAATCAAAATTTCTGCGCAAAATTCACAGCCAGAAAAAAAATCCTCAAATACAAAGAGTATAAAGGTTGCAGAAGAGACATTAATTAGCAAATTGCCAAGTACTGAATATCTACAAATGCAAGTATCTCTTACTGGTTTTTACAATAATATAATAAACTTCATAAATAAACTTGAAGGTACTATTTATTATTTTGATATTGTAGGCATTAAAATCAGGCAAAGCGAAGAGAACACTAATTACAACAGCAGTCCATTTAATCAAAGTTCACCAGCTGATTCTAAAAAAACAGCCGAAGAGCCAAAGGAAAAAGTTTTAGAAGCTATTTTAGATATAGTGTTTTATACAAAACAATAA